A genomic window from Winogradskyella sp. J14-2 includes:
- a CDS encoding YdeI/OmpD-associated family protein has protein sequence MKNIPELYFERDTDWYDWLQNNHYKHKAVYLIFYKLEMNIPTMRWEEAVKVALCFGWIDATVKSLGQGKRIQYFTKRNPKSTWSALNKAYVEELEAAGLIQEAGYKMIALAKKSGTWSAMDDVENGVIPKNLQQAFDKNPRAFENYKNFSKGYRKSYLSWLQSAKREDTQQKRITEIIRLCEANIKSRSV, from the coding sequence TTGAAAAACATACCAGAACTCTACTTTGAACGCGACACTGACTGGTACGATTGGCTGCAAAACAACCATTATAAACACAAAGCCGTTTATCTTATTTTCTATAAATTGGAAATGAACATCCCAACGATGCGCTGGGAAGAAGCTGTAAAAGTGGCTTTATGTTTTGGTTGGATTGATGCAACCGTAAAGAGCCTTGGCCAAGGAAAACGGATTCAATATTTTACAAAACGAAACCCCAAAAGTACGTGGAGCGCACTTAATAAAGCATACGTTGAAGAATTAGAGGCTGCAGGATTAATACAAGAGGCTGGCTATAAAATGATTGCATTAGCCAAGAAATCTGGAACTTGGTCTGCTATGGATGATGTTGAAAATGGTGTTATTCCTAAGAACCTTCAACAAGCATTTGATAAAAATCCACGAGCTTTTGAAAATTATAAAAATTTCTCTAAAGGCTACAGAAAGAGCTATCTTTCATGGTTACAAAGCGCTAAACGTGAAGATACCCAACAAAAAAGAATTACAGAAATTATAAGGCTTTGTGAAGCAAATATTAAAAGTCGAAGTGTTTAG
- a CDS encoding M1 family metallopeptidase: MKYRLLILGILITTSINAQLLKDKAQFTKQDTLRGSITPEREWWDLNYYDLNIKVQPDKKFIAGYNIIRYKVLKSHNIIQIDLQDPLEIVAFVQDDVQLDYNKIGSAYFVFLQKEQVPGDYNELYVQYSGQPKEAVRAPWDGGFSWKKDKNGNHFVATSCQGLGASVWWPNKDHMYDEVDSMLISVTVPRGLKNISNGRLRDIRLNNDNTERWSWFVSNPINNYGVNINIGDYENFSESYEGEKGNLDMYYWVLSYNLEKAKEHFKDAPKMMKAFEHWFGPYPFYEDSFKLVEVPYLGMEHQSSVTYGNKFKNGYLGNDLSGTGWGLKFDFIIIHEAGHEWFANNITNKDIADMWIHEGFTAYSENLFLDYYYGKEAAADYVIGTRANIQNDRPLIGQYHVNNEGSSDMYYKGANMLHTLRQLIGDDEKWRQILRGLNSEFYHQTVTTKQIEDYISEQSKIDLAEFFDQYLRTTMIPTLEYKIENGELKYRWINIVDGFDMPVQIEIDGKSEWLFPKAEWQIKSVKANDIKIDRDFYVESKNI; this comes from the coding sequence GTGAAATATAGATTACTTATACTTGGTATACTCATAACAACTTCAATTAATGCACAGTTACTTAAAGACAAAGCTCAATTTACCAAACAAGATACCTTGAGAGGAAGCATAACACCTGAGCGCGAATGGTGGGACTTAAATTATTATGATCTTAATATCAAAGTCCAACCAGATAAGAAGTTTATTGCTGGTTACAATATTATACGCTATAAAGTTTTAAAATCACATAACATAATACAAATTGATTTGCAAGACCCATTAGAAATCGTGGCTTTTGTGCAAGACGATGTTCAGTTAGACTATAATAAAATTGGGTCGGCCTATTTTGTGTTTTTACAAAAAGAACAGGTGCCGGGAGACTACAATGAGTTATATGTTCAATATTCTGGACAACCAAAAGAAGCAGTCCGCGCTCCTTGGGATGGCGGCTTTTCATGGAAAAAGGACAAAAACGGTAATCATTTTGTAGCGACCTCTTGCCAAGGTTTGGGCGCGAGTGTTTGGTGGCCTAACAAAGACCACATGTACGACGAGGTGGACAGTATGCTTATTAGTGTTACAGTTCCTAGAGGACTAAAAAACATCTCAAATGGAAGACTTCGCGACATTAGGCTAAATAATGATAATACCGAAAGATGGAGTTGGTTTGTGAGCAACCCGATAAATAACTACGGAGTGAATATAAATATTGGAGATTATGAGAATTTTTCTGAGTCATACGAAGGAGAAAAAGGAAATCTAGACATGTATTACTGGGTACTTTCTTACAATCTTGAAAAAGCAAAAGAACATTTTAAAGATGCACCAAAAATGATGAAAGCCTTTGAACATTGGTTTGGGCCTTATCCGTTTTACGAGGATAGCTTTAAGTTGGTTGAAGTGCCTTATTTGGGCATGGAGCACCAAAGTTCGGTGACTTATGGTAATAAGTTTAAGAATGGGTATTTAGGAAACGATTTATCTGGCACTGGTTGGGGACTAAAATTCGATTTTATCATCATTCACGAAGCTGGCCACGAGTGGTTTGCCAATAACATTACCAATAAAGATATTGCAGATATGTGGATTCATGAAGGATTTACCGCGTATTCCGAAAACTTATTTTTGGATTACTATTACGGTAAGGAAGCTGCTGCAGATTATGTAATAGGCACACGCGCCAACATTCAAAACGACCGACCTTTAATTGGGCAATACCACGTAAATAACGAAGGATCTAGCGATATGTATTACAAAGGCGCCAATATGCTGCATACACTAAGACAACTTATTGGAGATGATGAAAAATGGAGACAAATACTTCGTGGTTTAAATTCTGAATTTTACCACCAAACTGTTACCACCAAACAGATTGAAGATTACATAAGCGAACAATCTAAAATTGATTTAGCTGAATTTTTCGATCAGTATTTGAGAACAACGATGATTCCAACTTTAGAATACAAAATTGAAAACGGAGAATTAAAATACCGTTGGATAAACATTGTAGATGGTTTTGATATGCCAGTTCAAATTGAAATTGACGGAAAATCAGAGTGGCTTTTCCCTAAAGCAGAGTGGCAGATAAAATCTGTAAAAGCTAACGATATAAAGATTGACAGGGATTTTTATGTGGAATCAAAAAATATTTGA